The following are encoded together in the Ascochyta rabiei chromosome 19, complete sequence genome:
- a CDS encoding Mannosyl-3-phosphoglycerate synthase, translating to MQINIKPQTARVGNVEIHDLFRVTELDSGLITGPNEHRSLADGTSDISLSHTALHAIEMQLAIVVPCMNEERSILEGVLRGIPHDCLIVLVSNSNTDIYKAEFRMLADFCTDTQREGIAVHQQDPGLARAFLDAGMPQIVENTSESQRHNNARRIRNGKGEAMMIGTVFAKLAGAVHEYCKVYAAGLHYALHNTGPENTDTDSHPHAMVRIKWKSKPKIVGNKLVPQEFGRCSRVVNEWMSRLLNSIIGECIDQDFIRTANAGEHAMSVDLALQLSFATGYAVEPFQLIDVWERSGIFPPTPPSAPPRLGFATPEPGTLGPMTRKLKILQIETLNPHIHDFGKGAGHIQRMQAQGLGTIYHSGLAPPAFKDELKKHMRQEISPQIMEGGVLQQARAYPPMGHMDFVSFEEVLKAQAGTLNMVGGF from the exons ATGCAAATCAACATTAAACCTCAGACTGCTCGCGTGGGAAACGTCGAAATCCACGACCTTTTCCGCGTTACAGAACTCGATTCTGGCCTGATTACAGGACCAAATGAACATCGAAGCCTTGCTGATGGCACCTCAGACATCTCCTTGTCTCACACCGCACTTCACGCCATTGAGATGCAACTTGCTATCGTAGTTCCGTGCATGAACGAAGAGCGCTCCATTCTTGAGGGCGTGTTGCGCGGCATTCCTCATGACTGCTTGATCGTCCTAGTCTCAAACAGCAATACTGACATTTACAAAGCCGAGTTCCGGATGTTGGCAGACTTTTGCACTGACACACAACGAGAAGGCATTGCTGTCCACCAGCAGGATCCAGGCCTCGCGCGTGCTTTCTTGGACGCTGGCATGCCACAGATTGTTGAAAACACATCTGAGTCACAGCGGCACAATAACGCTAGACGAATCCGTAACGGCAAAGGCGAAGCAATGATGATCGGCACAGTCTTTGCGAAGCTCGCCG GGGCAGTTCACGAGTACTGCAAAGTGTATGCCGCAGGACTACATTACGCGCTACACAACACTGGCCCTGAGAACACAGATACAGATAGCCACCCGCATGCTATGGTCCGCATCAAGTGGAAGTCAAAGCCCAAGATTGTTGGTAACAAGCTTGTCCCACAGGAATTCGGACGCTGCTCGCGAGTAGTGAACGAGTGGATGAGTCGCCTGCTCAATTCCATCATTGGCGAGTGTATCGACCAAGACTTTATACGAACGGCCAACGCGGGTGAGCACGCCATGAGCGTCGACCTAGCCCTGCAGCTTTCCTTCGCAACGGGCTACGCAGTCGAGCCTTTCCAGCTCATTGATGTATGGGAGCGATCTGGTATCTTCCCCCCTACGCCGCCTTCGGCACCCCCTCGGCTCGGGTTCGCGACCCCAGAGCCGGGAACACTTGGACCGATGACACGAAAACTGAAGATTCTGCAGATCGAGACACTGAATCCTCATATTCATGACTTTGGTAAAGGTGCAGGGCACATTCAGCGCATGCAGGCCCAAGGGCTCGGGACAATATACCACTCGGGTTTGGCACCGCCAGCGTTCAAGGACGAATTGAAAAAGCACATGAGACAGGAAATTTCCCCACAAATCATGGAAGGAGGAGTGCTGCAGCAAGCGCGTGCGTATCCACCGATGGGGCACATGGATTTTGTAAGCTTTGAGGAGGTGTTGAAGGCACAGGCCGGCACCCTGAATATGGTGGGTGGCTTCTAG